One window from the genome of Fulvivirga lutea encodes:
- a CDS encoding glycoside hydrolase family 3 protein, with protein MKYLNSYGLIIFMLIAVYNACNNMTQGISEDEIIEQKADSLIAKMSLEEKIGQMTMVRHFDENIANKHLGAIIHTEGPLPGETALEWQNKFEEFQKKALSQTHAIPLFFGVDAVHGQNTFEGATIFPHNIGFGASGNIDLVKKAAEITAIESRATGFHWVFSPCIAIPYNEKWGRVYEAFSESTEVTTQMARASVEGHQGSLTEPTSVMATAKHFIGDGATDYGIEGAETTLDLKEVMERLLPPYRAAIEAGVGAVMTSFNTIQNISMHAHKTLITDTLKNSMGFEGIVVTDWKGYSRFGEHNIINAGIDMVMAVDGDLDDFQQGLKKAVQDSLVAESRINDAVRRILKMKFKMGLFKDPYPSSQLIGSIGSEKHREVAKQAVRESLVLLKNHNNILPLKPEQKIIVVGEFADNSGLQSGGWTIHWQGTEESYKGATTILDGFKEMASDNIIYDKQGLGKYDGDVAVIVVGEKPYAEFFGDVGGEMDMFQLTLTEQHKSYIDTYHNKGIPVVVVLISGRPLIVTDEIEKSNAFVAAWLPGSEGDGIAEVLFGKHDFKGKLPHSWPKSIDDFNGKYGPNFWDKSIEPLYSFGYGLNYNEAL; from the coding sequence ATGAAGTATCTCAACAGCTACGGACTCATAATATTTATGCTCATAGCTGTTTATAATGCTTGTAATAATATGACCCAAGGTATCTCAGAAGACGAAATCATAGAACAAAAGGCCGATTCTCTAATCGCAAAGATGTCTTTAGAAGAAAAGATAGGCCAGATGACAATGGTGCGTCATTTTGATGAAAATATTGCGAATAAACATTTAGGTGCTATTATTCATACCGAAGGTCCCCTACCTGGTGAGACAGCCTTAGAGTGGCAAAATAAATTTGAAGAATTTCAAAAAAAGGCTTTATCACAAACTCATGCAATCCCTCTTTTTTTTGGTGTTGATGCCGTTCATGGCCAAAATACGTTTGAGGGAGCCACAATTTTTCCTCACAACATTGGATTTGGTGCATCTGGAAATATTGATTTAGTGAAGAAAGCAGCAGAAATTACTGCCATAGAATCGAGGGCCACTGGTTTCCACTGGGTGTTCTCACCATGTATTGCAATACCTTATAATGAGAAATGGGGTCGTGTGTATGAAGCGTTTTCTGAAAGCACAGAGGTAACAACACAGATGGCCAGAGCTTCCGTTGAAGGCCACCAGGGCAGCTTAACAGAACCTACATCCGTAATGGCAACGGCAAAGCATTTTATTGGAGATGGCGCTACAGATTATGGTATTGAAGGCGCTGAAACCACATTAGATTTAAAAGAAGTAATGGAACGATTGCTTCCTCCCTACCGGGCAGCAATTGAAGCTGGTGTAGGTGCTGTGATGACTTCATTCAATACTATTCAAAACATATCTATGCATGCCCACAAGACTCTAATAACAGATACGCTAAAGAATTCTATGGGCTTTGAAGGTATCGTTGTTACCGACTGGAAAGGCTACTCGCGCTTTGGTGAGCATAACATAATAAATGCAGGAATAGACATGGTTATGGCCGTTGATGGTGACTTGGATGACTTTCAGCAAGGCTTAAAAAAGGCAGTACAAGATAGTTTAGTTGCTGAATCAAGAATAAATGATGCCGTAAGAAGAATCCTAAAGATGAAGTTTAAGATGGGCTTATTCAAAGACCCATATCCCAGCTCGCAATTAATAGGGTCGATAGGCTCTGAAAAACATCGTGAAGTTGCCAAGCAAGCTGTACGAGAATCGTTGGTCCTTCTAAAGAATCATAACAATATACTTCCTCTTAAACCAGAACAGAAGATTATTGTAGTGGGAGAATTTGCCGATAATTCAGGCCTTCAATCTGGTGGTTGGACAATTCATTGGCAAGGAACTGAAGAAAGTTATAAGGGAGCTACTACTATATTAGATGGGTTTAAAGAAATGGCTTCTGACAATATTATTTATGATAAGCAAGGATTGGGCAAGTACGATGGAGATGTGGCTGTAATTGTAGTGGGTGAGAAACCTTATGCGGAATTCTTTGGAGATGTTGGCGGTGAAATGGATATGTTTCAACTCACCTTAACAGAACAACACAAAAGCTATATTGATACCTATCATAACAAAGGAATTCCTGTGGTAGTGGTATTAATCTCTGGAAGACCATTGATTGTTACTGATGAAATAGAAAAGTCTAATGCATTTGTAGCCGCTTGGCTACCAGGTTCTGAAGGTGATGGTATTGCAGAAGTTTTATTTGGAAAACATGACTTCAAAGGAAAGTTACCCCACTCCTGGCCCAAATCTATCGATGATTTTAACGGTAAGTATGGTCCTAATTTTTGGGATAAAAGCATTGAACCATTGTACTCATTTGGTTACGGATTAAACTATAATGAAGCATTATGA
- a CDS encoding glycoside hydrolase family 17 protein, with protein MSFKEERLSALTGINFDSLSDDDILKIYRKHLANGMHGICISPYVEGQKPGDQLSEEQIHRRIKILKPFTKWIRSFSCTEGNEHIPRIAKEYGLKTLVGAWLGNDPEINKREIEGLIKATKDGYVDIAAVGNEVMYREDLSEQELLDFIYQVKEAIPGTPVGYVDAYYEFEHRPKITEACDVILANCYPYWEGCHCDYSLLYMKDMYNKALRAGNGKKVIITETGWPSQGSSLHGAVPSAENFMKYFINAQKWSKEDKIEMFYFSSFDESWKVGSEGDVGAYWGIWTKDEELKY; from the coding sequence ATGTCATTTAAAGAAGAACGTTTAAGTGCACTCACCGGAATAAACTTTGACAGTTTATCAGATGATGATATACTAAAAATATATAGAAAGCACTTGGCAAATGGAATGCATGGCATTTGCATAAGTCCATATGTAGAAGGACAAAAACCCGGTGATCAGCTCAGCGAAGAACAGATTCACAGAAGAATCAAAATTTTAAAGCCATTCACTAAATGGATACGATCATTTTCATGCACCGAAGGTAACGAGCACATACCACGAATAGCTAAGGAATATGGTCTAAAAACACTAGTGGGTGCATGGTTGGGCAATGATCCTGAAATCAACAAAAGAGAAATTGAAGGCCTGATTAAAGCAACCAAAGATGGTTATGTAGATATTGCCGCTGTGGGTAATGAGGTGATGTATCGTGAGGATCTTTCTGAACAAGAGCTTTTGGACTTCATCTATCAGGTAAAAGAAGCTATTCCCGGAACACCAGTAGGCTATGTAGATGCTTATTATGAATTCGAACACAGACCAAAAATCACCGAAGCTTGCGATGTAATACTGGCCAATTGCTATCCGTACTGGGAAGGCTGCCATTGCGATTATTCTTTGCTCTATATGAAGGATATGTATAATAAGGCACTTAGAGCCGGTAATGGTAAAAAAGTGATTATTACAGAAACGGGTTGGCCAAGTCAGGGAAGCAGTCTTCATGGAGCCGTTCCATCTGCAGAAAACTTTATGAAGTATTTTATTAATGCCCAGAAATGGTCTAAAGAAGATAAAATTGAGATGTTCTATTTTTCTTCATTTGATGAATCATGGAAGGTAGGCTCAGAGGGTGATGTGGGTGCTTATTGGGGTATCTGGACGAAAGATGAGGAATTGAAATACTAA
- a CDS encoding MFS transporter, with the protein MAIYQNKVPFGQKVAFGVGMLANQMFPAVLGIFMVVLVQDLGFPGWMWGVIYFFPRVFDSITDPIMGFISDNTRSKWGRRRQYVFFGAILMGLAFIVMWQLYREDGINYNFTYFLLWSFVFYLGLTIFSVPYVAMGYEMSNDFHERTNIMAVAQWIGQWAWVIAPWFWVVMYDPDWFPTAEVATRQLAIWVGIVCTLFALVPAIFIKSESTLDQNYAPLNLRTVGRSLKEILKGFKEAFASPPFRKLCIATFFIFNAFNTIAAFSFFIVVYYLFNGDAPAAGIWPTLFGSLGALVTTFLVIPIVARMSKIMGKKNAFIWSQGISIVGYILLWFLFIPGKPYMFIFALPFFSFGIGSLFTLMMSMTSDVIDLDELNTGKRREGVFGAIYWWMVKFGFAIAGGLSGLILSVVGFDAAANVQTEETLIGLRAFYSGVPILGTLIAMYVMRDYDVTEDRANEIRAELDRRNEQPSSSSSFQQLDKLRTLLKKDIAIDTSVLTNFEKLPEEQIHSLFAASLQAGMHGICFSPYLEHQNIGDVLSEDQIRKRMAVIKPHTKWVRSFSCTDGNELIPQVAKDNGLKTLVGAWIGKDKAKNELEIENLIKLAKAGCVDIAAVGNEVLLRKDVSKEELLQYIKRVKDAIPNITIGCVDTYYQFLVNPELVETSDVILANCYPFWEGCSIEESSAYLQKMYGLIKDTAQGKPIMIAETGWPSRGTTNSKANPSPENAMKYFIDINNWSQKHNIGLFYFSSFDESWKIRQEGNVGQSWGIWDKNEQLKYGKKVLS; encoded by the coding sequence ATGGCTATATACCAAAATAAAGTGCCTTTTGGGCAAAAAGTTGCATTTGGGGTTGGAATGTTAGCCAATCAAATGTTTCCAGCTGTACTGGGCATATTTATGGTAGTTCTCGTTCAAGACCTTGGTTTTCCAGGCTGGATGTGGGGAGTAATCTATTTTTTCCCTCGTGTATTTGATTCAATTACTGACCCAATTATGGGATTCATATCCGATAATACAAGATCTAAATGGGGCCGTAGAAGGCAATATGTATTTTTCGGGGCCATTCTTATGGGCTTGGCATTTATAGTCATGTGGCAACTGTATCGTGAAGATGGCATTAATTACAACTTCACTTACTTCTTACTATGGTCATTCGTATTTTATTTAGGGCTTACAATATTTAGTGTTCCCTATGTGGCTATGGGCTATGAAATGAGTAATGACTTTCATGAGCGCACCAACATTATGGCCGTAGCCCAATGGATTGGTCAGTGGGCATGGGTTATTGCACCTTGGTTTTGGGTGGTTATGTACGACCCTGACTGGTTTCCAACAGCAGAGGTGGCAACGAGGCAACTAGCCATCTGGGTTGGTATTGTATGTACTTTATTTGCGCTTGTACCTGCCATTTTTATTAAAAGCGAATCAACGTTAGATCAGAACTATGCACCACTCAATTTAAGAACAGTTGGCAGGAGCCTTAAGGAAATACTTAAAGGATTTAAAGAGGCTTTTGCTTCGCCTCCATTTAGAAAATTATGTATTGCTACGTTCTTCATATTTAACGCCTTTAATACCATTGCTGCCTTTTCGTTTTTCATTGTTGTTTATTATTTATTCAATGGTGACGCGCCAGCAGCAGGCATTTGGCCCACCCTCTTCGGAAGTTTAGGTGCTTTGGTAACAACCTTTCTGGTAATTCCTATTGTAGCACGTATGTCCAAAATTATGGGCAAGAAAAATGCCTTTATATGGTCTCAGGGTATATCAATAGTCGGCTATATTTTATTATGGTTTTTATTTATTCCAGGTAAGCCTTACATGTTCATATTTGCCTTACCATTCTTTTCTTTTGGTATCGGTAGCTTATTCACTTTAATGATGTCTATGACATCAGATGTGATTGATCTAGATGAATTAAATACTGGCAAAAGACGTGAAGGCGTGTTTGGTGCAATCTATTGGTGGATGGTGAAATTTGGTTTTGCCATTGCCGGAGGTTTAAGCGGACTTATACTTAGCGTAGTAGGCTTTGATGCCGCAGCCAATGTGCAAACGGAAGAAACGTTGATTGGCCTACGGGCATTTTATTCAGGAGTACCTATTTTGGGGACACTTATCGCCATGTATGTTATGCGCGATTATGATGTAACTGAAGATCGCGCCAATGAAATACGTGCAGAATTAGATAGACGAAATGAGCAGCCTTCGTCTAGTTCTTCATTCCAGCAACTGGATAAATTAAGAACTCTACTCAAAAAAGATATTGCCATTGACACTTCGGTTCTTACCAATTTTGAGAAATTACCTGAAGAACAAATTCATTCATTGTTTGCAGCATCATTACAGGCCGGCATGCATGGCATCTGTTTTAGCCCCTACCTGGAACACCAAAATATTGGTGATGTACTTTCAGAAGATCAAATACGCAAAAGAATGGCTGTAATAAAGCCTCATACTAAATGGGTGCGTTCATTCTCTTGTACCGATGGAAATGAATTGATACCTCAAGTGGCTAAAGATAATGGACTAAAAACACTTGTAGGTGCGTGGATAGGTAAAGACAAAGCCAAAAATGAATTAGAGATTGAAAACTTAATTAAACTCGCTAAAGCAGGTTGTGTTGATATTGCGGCTGTAGGTAATGAAGTACTTTTGAGAAAAGATGTTTCGAAAGAAGAACTGCTGCAGTACATCAAAAGAGTAAAAGACGCCATCCCTAACATTACCATAGGTTGTGTTGATACATATTACCAGTTTTTGGTAAATCCTGAATTGGTAGAAACCAGTGATGTCATTTTAGCGAACTGCTACCCTTTCTGGGAAGGATGTTCCATTGAAGAATCGTCTGCATATTTACAAAAAATGTATGGTCTAATTAAGGATACGGCTCAAGGTAAACCTATCATGATAGCAGAAACAGGCTGGCCTAGTAGAGGAACAACGAATAGCAAAGCCAACCCATCGCCAGAAAATGCTATGAAGTACTTTATAGACATTAATAATTGGAGCCAAAAACATAATATTGGTTTGTTTTACTTCTCATCGTTTGATGAATCGTGGAAAATTCGTCAGGAAGGTAATGTGGGGCAAAGCTGGGGTATTTGGGATAAAAACGAACAATTAAAATACGGTAAAAAAGTTCTATCATAA
- a CDS encoding glycosyl hydrolase family 17 protein, giving the protein MNCAVKIIFITTLVACMLSCTNTKKDQSNNKETENKPVTAKDILGKPDYLAISYGGYRTKTREDQPTVQQLKDDLKILSAMGIKILRTYNVQLPHAGNVLKAITELKQEQEGFEMYVMLGAWIDCKNAWTELPPDHNIESEQNEGEIERAVKLVNTYPDIVKVLAIGNEAMVKWAESYYVQPGVILKWVRHVQNLKSTGQLPEDLWITSSDDFSSWGGGDPIYHTADLNSLIQEVDYISMHTYPYHNTHYNPEFWRVPEEEQSLGEVEKINAAMKRSLQFAQNQYDSVVSYMKSIGVDKPVHIGETGWATVSNGHYGSKGSMATDEYKQGLYYNQIREWTNKAGISCFYFEAFNEPWKDAHNPKGSENHFGLFTKSGHAKYALWPHVDSGIFNGLTRDGKKIKKTYGGNIDSLMNHVHTPPLKNVEMSH; this is encoded by the coding sequence ATGAATTGCGCAGTTAAGATAATATTCATTACTACTTTGGTAGCATGTATGTTGTCATGCACAAATACAAAAAAGGATCAGTCAAATAATAAAGAAACAGAAAACAAACCAGTGACAGCAAAAGATATATTAGGCAAACCAGATTATCTGGCCATATCGTACGGAGGTTATAGAACAAAAACCAGAGAAGATCAGCCAACGGTTCAACAGCTAAAGGATGATTTAAAGATTCTCTCAGCCATGGGCATTAAAATTCTTAGGACTTATAATGTTCAATTACCACATGCAGGCAATGTACTGAAAGCTATTACTGAGCTTAAACAAGAGCAGGAAGGATTTGAAATGTATGTGATGCTCGGTGCTTGGATCGATTGTAAAAATGCATGGACAGAGTTACCACCAGATCATAACATTGAAAGTGAGCAAAACGAAGGTGAAATTGAACGCGCAGTAAAATTAGTAAATACTTACCCAGATATAGTAAAGGTGTTGGCCATAGGCAACGAGGCTATGGTTAAATGGGCAGAAAGCTATTACGTACAGCCTGGCGTTATTTTAAAATGGGTTAGGCACGTTCAAAACCTGAAAAGTACTGGACAGCTACCAGAAGATTTGTGGATTACAAGTTCGGATGATTTTTCATCCTGGGGCGGTGGTGATCCTATATATCATACAGCAGATTTGAATTCACTGATACAAGAAGTGGATTACATTTCCATGCACACCTACCCTTATCATAACACGCATTACAATCCTGAATTCTGGCGAGTGCCTGAAGAAGAGCAGTCTTTGGGTGAAGTAGAGAAAATTAATGCAGCCATGAAAAGATCGCTACAATTTGCCCAAAATCAATACGACTCAGTAGTATCCTACATGAAGAGTATAGGAGTCGATAAACCGGTACATATTGGAGAAACCGGTTGGGCTACCGTCTCAAATGGGCATTATGGTTCAAAAGGTTCAATGGCCACTGACGAATACAAACAAGGACTGTATTATAATCAAATACGCGAGTGGACAAATAAAGCTGGAATTTCTTGTTTTTACTTCGAGGCATTTAATGAGCCATGGAAAGATGCACACAATCCTAAAGGTTCTGAAAACCATTTTGGACTCTTTACTAAATCGGGGCATGCTAAATATGCTCTATGGCCGCACGTAGATTCGGGGATATTCAACGGTCTTACCAGAGACGGTAAGAAAATTAAAAAAACGTATGGTGGTAATATCGATTCACTGATGAATCATGTTCACACTCCACCATTAAAAAATGTAGAAATGAGTCATTAA
- a CDS encoding glycoside hydrolase family 30 protein, whose protein sequence is MRYEIHNILIICFLTTFISCNNDEKEPMNIDVFETSASGNKLTLLSEFEKAESTVEIVLNPEAQFQKITGFGGSFTEATAYLLNKLSEEKRNEVLEAYFGESGAKYSLTRTHINSCDFSLSNYSYAPIADDMELDSFSIAQDKDDIIPIIKAAQKKSKEGFKIISSPWTAPPWMKDNNSWVGGKLLPKYNDTWALFFSKYISAYANEGINIWGITVENEPLGNGNNWESMHFTPHEMTDFVQNHLGPTLEQNSQSNIKILGYDQNREHLKEWVDAMYSDSIKSNYFDGTAIHWYASTFEVFPDELQYAHQKAPNKHLIQTEACVDAEVPKWKDDAWYWSKEATDWGWDWAPESEKKMHPKYVPVYRYARDIIGCLNNWVDGWVDWNMVLNKQGGPNWFKNWCVAPVLADPENDEVYYTPLYYTMSHFSRFIRPDAVRIGLNLSTDELLATAVHNPDGTIALVVLNQENQPRNMKIKLKGLERDLTISAKALQTIIISPKIE, encoded by the coding sequence ATGAGATATGAAATACATAACATATTGATTATCTGTTTTTTAACAACATTCATATCATGTAATAATGATGAAAAAGAACCTATGAATATTGACGTTTTTGAAACGAGTGCTTCTGGAAATAAATTAACCTTACTTAGCGAATTTGAAAAGGCTGAAAGTACCGTTGAAATTGTTCTGAACCCAGAAGCCCAATTTCAGAAAATAACCGGATTTGGGGGTTCATTTACTGAAGCAACGGCATATCTACTCAATAAACTCAGCGAAGAAAAGCGCAACGAAGTGCTCGAGGCATATTTTGGTGAATCAGGAGCAAAATATTCTTTGACCAGAACGCATATCAATTCGTGTGATTTTTCATTGTCTAATTACTCCTATGCTCCTATCGCTGACGATATGGAATTAGATAGTTTTTCAATTGCACAGGATAAAGATGACATAATACCCATAATAAAAGCAGCACAGAAGAAATCGAAAGAGGGTTTTAAAATAATTTCTTCGCCATGGACAGCCCCACCTTGGATGAAGGATAATAACAGCTGGGTTGGTGGTAAGTTATTACCCAAATATAACGACACCTGGGCACTCTTCTTTTCTAAATACATTTCAGCGTATGCTAATGAGGGCATCAATATCTGGGGGATAACCGTAGAAAACGAGCCTTTAGGAAATGGAAACAATTGGGAGAGTATGCACTTTACACCTCATGAGATGACTGACTTTGTTCAAAACCATTTAGGCCCAACACTTGAACAAAATAGTCAATCAAACATAAAGATACTCGGCTACGACCAGAATCGTGAGCACTTGAAAGAATGGGTTGATGCTATGTACAGTGACTCCATTAAATCAAATTACTTTGATGGTACAGCTATACATTGGTACGCCAGCACATTTGAAGTGTTTCCGGATGAGTTGCAATATGCACATCAAAAAGCTCCAAATAAACATTTAATACAAACCGAAGCCTGTGTTGATGCGGAAGTTCCTAAGTGGAAAGATGATGCATGGTACTGGTCGAAAGAAGCCACAGATTGGGGTTGGGATTGGGCACCTGAGTCAGAAAAAAAGATGCACCCTAAATATGTGCCTGTTTATAGGTACGCTAGAGACATTATTGGCTGCCTTAATAATTGGGTAGATGGTTGGGTAGATTGGAATATGGTGTTGAACAAGCAAGGAGGCCCAAATTGGTTTAAAAACTGGTGTGTAGCCCCTGTTCTAGCAGATCCGGAAAATGATGAGGTATATTATACCCCACTCTATTACACCATGTCACATTTTAGCCGGTTTATCAGACCAGATGCAGTACGTATTGGCTTGAACCTCTCAACTGATGAATTGCTGGCCACAGCAGTGCATAACCCCGATGGCACAATAGCTTTAGTGGTGTTGAATCAGGAAAACCAACCAAGAAATATGAAAATTAAATTGAAAGGTCTTGAAAGAGACTTAACCATTAGTGCTAAGGCATTACAAACCATTATAATTTCACCCAAAATCGAATAA
- a CDS encoding BaiN/RdsA family NAD(P)/FAD-dependent oxidoreductase, which produces MEVAIIGGGAAGFFAALSVKQHYSDANVTIFEKSSKLLAKVKVSGGGRCNVTHDCRQISQLAKHYPRGEKFLKKAFSQFAVNDTIDWFENRGVRLKTEGDGRMFPVTDDSQTIIDCLLNEARRLRVSIIKNRPILKLVPNNSSIELVFEDEELSFNKVIICSGGSPKLSGMDWLVEMGIEVETPVPSLFTFNMPNEAIKSLMGLAVPKVSVKVQGTKLKQEGPLLITHWGMSGPAILKTSAWGARILADLNYDFKIQVNWLNENSEAELRSQVDAIKNDSPKKKMLNRAIEGIPSRLWEFLLKKIDLREDITWGELGSKGLNRLINILLNDVYEVKGKTTFKEEFVTCGGVALSGIDVKTMQSKEVPNLYFAGEVMNIDGVTGGFNFQAAWTTGFIAGKLTN; this is translated from the coding sequence ATGGAAGTAGCAATTATTGGAGGTGGAGCAGCGGGCTTTTTTGCCGCTTTATCAGTGAAACAGCATTACTCTGATGCCAACGTGACCATATTCGAGAAATCATCTAAGCTACTTGCTAAGGTAAAAGTTTCAGGTGGCGGCAGATGCAATGTTACGCATGACTGTAGACAAATCAGTCAGCTGGCCAAGCACTACCCAAGAGGTGAAAAATTTCTGAAAAAGGCCTTTTCTCAATTTGCTGTTAATGATACCATTGATTGGTTTGAAAACAGAGGTGTACGACTAAAGACTGAAGGTGATGGTAGGATGTTTCCTGTTACGGATGATTCTCAGACCATTATAGATTGCTTATTAAATGAGGCCAGAAGACTTCGAGTATCAATTATTAAGAACCGACCAATTCTAAAACTTGTGCCCAATAATTCGAGCATTGAGTTAGTCTTTGAGGATGAAGAATTAAGTTTTAATAAGGTAATTATTTGCTCTGGTGGATCTCCGAAACTATCGGGTATGGATTGGTTAGTTGAGATGGGCATTGAGGTAGAAACTCCAGTACCTTCGCTATTTACTTTCAACATGCCTAATGAAGCTATCAAGTCTTTAATGGGATTGGCAGTGCCTAAAGTCTCTGTAAAGGTTCAGGGAACGAAGTTGAAACAGGAGGGCCCCTTGCTAATCACACATTGGGGAATGAGTGGGCCAGCAATTCTAAAAACATCAGCATGGGGGGCAAGAATATTAGCTGATCTTAACTATGATTTTAAAATTCAGGTAAACTGGCTCAATGAAAATTCTGAGGCTGAGTTAAGGAGTCAAGTTGATGCTATAAAAAATGACTCGCCTAAGAAAAAGATGTTGAATAGAGCCATTGAAGGTATACCTTCTCGTTTATGGGAGTTTTTATTAAAAAAAATAGACTTAAGAGAAGACATTACATGGGGTGAATTAGGCAGTAAAGGACTCAATAGGTTAATAAATATATTGTTGAATGATGTGTACGAGGTGAAAGGGAAAACAACATTTAAGGAGGAGTTTGTGACCTGCGGGGGTGTTGCTCTTTCCGGAATCGATGTTAAAACCATGCAAAGTAAGGAGGTTCCTAATCTCTATTTTGCCGGTGAAGTGATGAATATTGATGGAGTTACCGGTGGTTTTAACTTTCAGGCAGCCTGGACCACCGGTTTTATAGCTGGTAAACTTACCAATTAG